TAAAACAAAATTAGGCATAAATTCAACCTAAATTTACCAAATAATACACTAATTATTTAGATTAATTTATGGAATAATATATGAAAGGTTTAGAATTTTTTCTACTTGCTATAGGCTCTGTACTTGGAGCATTTTTAAGATACAAACTTACTGAATCCCCATTATTATTCAATACATTACCTCTCAATGTTTTGTTAGTCAATGTTATAGGAGCGTTTATTCTTGGAGCATTTGTTATAGTATCAGAACAATGGAATCTTGATGGAAAATATTCTTTATTTGCAGCAGTAGGATTTTGTGGATCGTTAACAACAATGTCTTCATTTGCACTTGATTCTGAAAATCTTCTTGAAAACAGTCATTATGGAACACTCTTAATCAATGCTTTTGCCAATGTCAGCTTTTCAATTATAGCATTATTTGGAGGAAAATTCTTTATGAGTGCAATTATTAATAATTAATAGAAATGGTCTACTCATATCAAATTGTAAAATTTCAAACCATATCTTTTGTTCAAGGAACTCATTGGTCACAGTCAGTTGGTGAAAAAGGAATTCTTTACAAATCCCTCAAAGATCCATTTTCAAAGATTATTGTCCAATCATCTAATGGTTCAAAAAAATTATACCATGTTCCAAAAGATAGAACAGTTGTAGTAACTAATGATACTGTTCATTTTCTAGGTGAATTGGCTTGACTATGTAAAAAATTTGTCTACTTGATCTCTGTATTTTAGAGCAACCTTTCCGAAATCTGCAAAATCTTCTGCAGTTGGATATTTCATTTTCATTGCAAATTGATTTACAAATACAGATAACGCACTGCCGATAATTAGACTGTAAACTCCATCAGCTACATTATTTGAATATGGAAATGCAACTTTGATAAATGGCAAGTATGTCTCAGTTTGGGAAATCATTAACTTGATATGTTTTTCAACATACTCTTCGATATCAGCTGGAATTGCCATATTCTTACTTGAATTGATTTCTTATAAATAGAACTTTAATTCTTAGGCGTGATAAATTCCAAAACCTGTAATTTTTCAAAAATATTTAGCCTTTACTAAATTCACCTTACAATTTGGGCTAGATACTTTTCCTTTCCCTTTCTACTTCTAGGTAAACATCGTAGTTGACTTTTACAACAAGGACAAACAATCCCATCAATTTCTATAAATATCTCACAATAATTGCATCTTTTTTGTCCAGCAGCATATCTGCCAATCTGTGATGGTTTGAAAGCCTTGTATTTTTTGCATTCACCTATACAATAAGCCATCAATGAAGACTAAAATTATCAAAAAGATAAAATGTTTGATTGCACTGCACTCACTTTTAGGAAATATTATAAAATAAAATTTATACCGCTAATTTCATTTTTTATTATTGCTTGAATTAGACAAAAAAGTATTTGGAAAAATAACTACTAAAGAAATTATTGGTTCTGATCCACCTGAAATTCCTGATACCAAAGATAATCTTGAACAGGAACTTGTAACTTTACTTGCAGAATTAGAATCAACCCCAAAAGAGAATCTCGAAAAATTGTTAGAAGAGCAAAAAATTGCAGAATCTCACATTAACAGTAGACCTGGCGCAATGGCTTTAGCTCAAAATAAAATAAAGCTATTCAATGAATATAGCGAAAAATACACTCAAAAAATTAAAGAAAAACTAGAATCTTAGAGTTTTTTCTTTTTTGGGCGTTTTTTACTAGAATTTTGTTTTTTCCTAATTAGTAATGATATGATGGCCCCTGCAGGAATTCCTATAATTGTTCCAAGGCTCACATAGGGAGCAATAAAGAAACTCCCAATCCAAATTCCTCCATCTGTAGTTAATTCCATAAATGTTCTAGGTCGCAAAACTACTGAAACTGTCTGTGAATCTTCTTTGTTTAATCCAACATCATCTGTATATGTTACAATGATTTGAAATGGAAGCTTGTATTCTATATTTACTTCATCAATTGGTGTAATGATTCTCGATGTAATTGCTACAGCCATATTTTTTTCTATTTTTGAAAACGTATGCAATGTTTCTCCTCTAAATTCAATGTCTTTTGGAGGAATTATCTTTATTCTGACATTTGTAATATCAATGTCTTTTGATAATACTTCAGTTTCTATTGGAAACTCTGCATTTGAAAAAATTGACTCAGGCATTTTTGTGTGTATGGTTACACTTGGGCCTTCCTTTATTGTAATTGGAATTGCAATGTCGTGAAAAAATGGAGATTGTGGTGTTTTATTATTTGCAACAAGAACATGAGAATATTTTAGATTGAGAAAATGAACCCCTAAACTAGCATCATTAGGAATTTGTAAATTGATATTTTCACCATATGATCCTCCCTGAGTAAGTCTATCCAAAGTAATTCTATCTGACGGCTCTATGATTAATGTCGGAATTGCTGATAGTGAAAATCCAAATGATATGTCCTCTTTATTTTCCCACCCATTATTTTTAATTAAAATTGAGATAACTCCCTCTCTTCCAGATACTATCTCTTCAGGATATGTAATTTGAATATCCATCCCTCCTTCCAGATTCTGTGTAATGGTCTCTGCATAAATTTCTGGAAATAACACAAAGACTCCAATTAGTAGGGGAATAATCCAGATAAACTTCATAGTCTTACTTTGAATTATCCAATAATGACTATTCAGTATTATTGTTAGCCTCAAATTTGGCATGAAATTTCAAGAAAAAAACTTGTTGATTCATAAATACCATGAATTCTAGGATTCTAGAAATAATTATGGTAAGCAAAGGTAAAGATCTATGCCCTAGATGCGCACAAGGAAAACTAGTTACTGATAATGAATCAGGAGAAATGTTTTGCTCAAAGTGTGGATTTGTAATTACTGAAAAACTACAAGAGGCAGGACCTGAATGGAGGTCCTTTACCCAAGATGAAGGTGGAAATAAAGCAAGAGCTGGTGCACCAACGTCACTCACAATGCATGACATGGGTCTTGCAACAATTATCAATCCTGTAAACAAAGATGCATCTGGCAGACCACTTACAGCGTCTATGAAAAGTACTATTGAAAGACTAAGGACTTGGGATAGTAGAAGTCAAGTTCATGAACCAGTTGATAGAAATTTTCGACAGGCATTTAGCGAATTAAACAGACTAAAAGACAAACTAACAATATCTGATGCAGTAATTGAAAAAGCAGCCTACATTTACAGAAAAGCACTAGAGAAAGGTCTAGTTCGAGGTCGTTCCATTTCAGCTTTGATGGCATCCGCCCTTTATGCTGCATGTCGTGATACTGAAACTCCAAGGAATCTCAAAGATGTAGAGCAAGCAGCTAATATCAAAAGAAAGGATATTGCAAGATGTTACAGATTACTAGTCAAAGAACTTGATTTGAAGATGCCAGTAACTGATTCAATTCAATGTGTTGCAAGAATCGCAAGCAGAATTGGAATTGCTGAGAAAACAAAAAGATACGCAACAAAGGTGCTTAAAATGGCTCAAGACAATGAAGTCTCAGCTGGAAAAGATCCTATGGGGTTGGCAGCTGCCGCGTTGTATCTTTCTTGTGTGAAAAACGGTGAGGACAAGACTCAGCGTGATATTGCCGAAGCTGCAAATGTTACTGAAGTTACTATTAGGAATAGGTACAAGGGTCTCAAAGAATCACTTGATCTGTAATCTATTTTCTTTGAGAATCTTCAGTTGGTTTAACAAATCCACCCTCAACTGATTCATTTTAAAAATTATTAGAATCATTAGTTTGTATACCTTCATCTGAATCTCCTTCAGTTGGTTTAACAAATCCACCTTCAACTGATTCAGGTGGAGGAATCTTCTTTGATTTTCCTAACCCAATGGTTGTAATTATTACTGATGATAAAATTATGAAAAAGACAATTTGTGGATATGCTTCTGCATTTGGTATGCCCATAGTAATTGGATACGTAGCAAGCACTGCAGCAGCCAATCCCCTTGGAATCATAGCATTTGTTACTGCCCTATCTAAAAGAGAAAATCTCTTGGTTAGTGTTACCTTGCCAACAAATATTCTTCCAAAATAAACTGCAAGTGTAATTAAAATTCCAAATATGAGATATTCTACTTGCCCAAAACTTGCCATCAATCCTACAAATACAAAAAAGAATGATCTTACCAAAAATGTTAATTGGTTATGGGTAGGATCGTCCATCTCAATTTTTGGTAGCTTAAATCTCAGTATTTTTGAAAGATGTCTTTTGTTTCCAATCATTAAACCAAATACTAGTGCTGTCAAAGCACCAGATTCTCCAAATGAATTTGCCAAGAAAAATAAAACAAACAAAACACCTAATGTCAACATATATGCGTGTTGAGCATTTCCAAGCTTTGTTGAAACATACATCCAAGGAATTCCTACACCAAATCCAAGTACTAAACCTACAACAACTGCTCTTCCAAGAGTTTCTTCCAGTGTTTGCAGATCAAAATGTCCTGCAAGCACCGCTTCAAATAATATGAATGCAATAATTGTAGCTAAAATATCAGTTAGTGCAGATTCAAAACTTAACATAGATTTGGTCTCTTCGGAAATTTTGATATTTCTGACAAGACCAAAAACAATTGCAGAACTACTTCCACCAACAATTGAACCTAACAAAATACTTTCTAACCATAACCATCCTAAAGCAAAATGAGCAGCAAATGTAATCATGGCAACAGATAGGATAAAACCTAAAACTGCTAATGTTACTGAAAAATGAGCAGTTCTTACAACATGTTTGATATCAAGATTCAATCCTCCATCAAACATGATAATTATTAGTGCAAGTGCTGCAAAGTATGGAACTACTTGGATAACGGCTTCTGGTTGAATTAACCCAAAAACTGGTCCTATAATCACTCCAAGAATCATCAAGAATGCTACATCAGGAATTCCTGTTTTTTTGAAGAATGCTTCACCTGCAACTCCAAGAAAAATTACAACGCCTGCTGCAAGTAAAATAACATGAGCAGAAGCAATTGGTCCATCTTGAATAAATAATGTGCCTATAGAATTCTGTAATTCTGTAAGTTTTTCTAAAATTGAACTTGAATCAAAATTAGATAATGGAATAAAATCCCCTATTTGCCCTCTAAACAATTGCAAGACAGATAAAATTATTGGATTCATTTATGACTGAATCTATACATCTCTAGAATGAAATTAAATCAGATTTATTTGATAATTTTAGCTCCTTGATTGATTTTAGATACACATTAAATCAACAATGGCAATAGATTTCTTACTTGAGTGCTACAAATCAACTACGTGCTGACCATGATCAAGTTCGTCGTCTAGAAAAGATAGTGTTAAAATGTTCTAAAGAACTCTATAAAGGAACAAAAATTCCATTTTCAGATCTGACAAAAATCACCATAGTTATTTCAGAATTTATTGATTCCATTCATCACTCAAGAGAAGAAGATTCGTATTTTCCATGTGTTGCAAGCTATGATACTCTAAAAGAAGAAATTCGAAAATTTATGATAGAACATGAATTTGGAAGGAATATTGCCCGACAAATATCACATCATCTAAAAAGATGGAAAGATGGAGAAGATGCGCAAGAACCGGTATCAAGATACTTGAGAACATATGCAATATTCCTAAATGATCATCTTAACAAGGAAAACAAATTCTTTGATGATGCAGAAGCAAATGTCTTATCCAAAGAAGAAGAAATTGAAATGTATGAACAATACAGATCAGTATTTGCCATAGTAAAAAAGGTCGATGAAATGATTGTAGAGATTGATTATTTAGAAAATCAACCTTGGGCTAAAAATTAACGTAAGCTCTTTATGGGTTGTTTTGGCATTTTTATTTATGAAACCTTTTGTTCTTTGGATGACTGGTCTTCCTTGTTCAGGAAAGACTACCATCGTAAAAGACTTGCAAAAAGATATTCCAAATTTGGCAATGCTTGATGGAGATGAGCTACGAGAATGGTTCTCCCCAAAAGACTTTTCAAAAGCAGGACGTGATGAGCATAACAAAAAAGTTGCTCATTTGGCCAAACTTTTGTTAAATCATGGCGTTCCAAGCATAGTATCTCTAGTTTCTCCATATTTTGAAAACAGAAAAAATGCTAGAGAAATTATTGATGCTGGAAATCAGTTTGCAGAAGTTTATGTACAATGTTCACTTGCAAAATGTGAAGAAAGAGATGTCAAAGGCATGTATGCCAAGGCAAGAAAAGGAGAAATCAAGGGTTTTACAGGAATTGATGATCCCTATGAGGCTCCTGAAAATGCTGATCTGGTAATAGATACAGAAAATGAACCTCTTTCAGAGAGTGCAAACAAAGTAAAGAACTTTCTTAAAGAAAGAAACCTACTCTAATTTTTTAAATTCTTCAATAATTTTATCATGAATTAATCCATTTGTTACCAAAATTCCGTTTTGGTGATGAACTTCTCTGTTATTATATGTAATATCATTTCCTAGCATATCTGTCATTTTCCCTCCAGCTTCTAAAATGATACAATAAGAAGCAGCAGAATCCCACTCTTTCATTTTGTTTGTAGTTGTAATATATGCCTCAGCTTCTCCTGAGCTAATTTTTCCTACCTTTAATGAGCTACCAATACTAGTGAAATCTTCAATACCTAATTTTTTGATAAATGATTTTTCTTTATCAGACAAGTGATGTCTTGAGCCAACCGTTCTACATTTTGAAAGATCTGAAACTTTTGTCACAGATATTCTCTTCCATTCATTATCAGAATATCGAAATGCACCACTTCCTTTTTGTGCAACAAACAATGTTTTTTCTGTAGGCCAACCAATTACTCCAAGAATTGGTTTTTTATTTTTAATTAACCCAATCATTATTGTAAATTCACCTGTTTTATCAATAAAATCAGAAGTTCCATCAAGTGGATCAACTATCCAAATAGTATCCTCTGATAATCTACTGAGATCATCTTTATCTTCTTCAGATAATATCGGATGATCTGTTTGTGAAAGAATCTCCTTGATGATATCGTTGCTTTTAATATCTGCCTCTGTAATTGGAGAATCATCGCTTTTTGCAAATGATTCAAAATCTCCTTGATAAATTTCTAAAATTGCTTTACCTGCCATTTCTACAGCCTTGATAGCAATTTCTAATTCAGGAATCTTGTCTACTATTGGAATATCTTTCAATTGAAAAACCTAAGTTGTAAGTTCTGGCTTTAATGTCCATGCAACTCCTAGAACAATAAATGGAATTGACATTATTCCAATAATTCCAAGAATAGTATTAAATTGCGATTCTGAGACTTCTGGATTATTCACTATCCATGGTAGTGGCAATGTAATAATCACCCAAATGATCCCTAAAAGTATTATCAATTTAGCTTTTGATTTTCTATCTTTCATCATTTTTTGTACTCCTGAGTTGTATTAAATTCATGTGAATTCATTTAATTGATTCCCCTCCATCTACAGCAAGAATTGCTCCTGTAATCCAAGATGCATCATCTGATGCAAAATACAATACTGCTTTTGCTACTTCCTCAGGTTGACCAATTCTGCCTATTGGGTGTTCGTTATCCATGAATTCTTTATCTTTTTGAGTTTTCAAAAATGGTTTTGTCATATCTGTATCTACTACTCCAGGACAAATACAATTTACACGGATCTTGTCTTTTGCATATTCAAGTGCCCAACATTTTGTTAGCAAAACCAATGCAGCTTTTGCTGCAGAATATGCATCAGCATTAAATCCTTGATATGCCTTTAATCCCGCATCTGATGAAATATTAATAATTGAACCAGATGTTTTTTTTAGATACGGAATTACCTCTTTGGTAAATCTAAACTGCCCAGTAAGATTTACATCTAAAACCTCATTCCATTCATCTTCATCAATTTCATGTAGTTCCTTAATTTTTGGAAAAATTCCAGCATTATTTACAAGAATGTCTATTTTACCAAATTTTTCAATTGTTTTGTCTACTACGTTTTTCACATCATCCTTGTTTCTAATGTTAGCCACAATACCTATTGAATTTGGAATCTCTGATGATGCCTTATCCAATCTTTCTTGATTTTTTGCTGTAATTATCACCGTTGCCCCATTTTCTGAAAAATTTTTTGCAATAGCAAATCCTATTCCACGACTTCCGCCTGTAACTAATGCAACTTTTCCAGATAATCTCATTAGTTTTTAGATAGAAAATCGTAATTTATACCCCAATTAACTCATAATTAGCCATAAAAATTTTTATAAAATATATTAAATTTTTATAAAATTTTACATAAAATTTTAAATACTTAAAGTTAGTATAGTAATTAATGTCAATAGATGTAATTTCTATCGACTAACACTGCGTAACCCCGCAGAACGAAAAAGGTAATCAGACATTTAGCATCTGAGAAAGAGAGGAAATCTCTCAAAGTTCTGCAGTAAAGGGGTTTACGCCTTTTTTAATTTTGTAAAATATCTACAGACACCGAACCCATTGTTTTCCCATTTGGATTAATCGTAATTGAAATTTCTTGTTTTTCAGAAATCAAAATTTTTTCTTGTCCTATATACTTCCATGTAAAATATTCCGAGATTTCTGTTTGATGTAATGTACCTTCAAGCTTAAAATCTTCAGAAAAAACAAAATTTTCCCCATTCAATGTAATTGATAAAATTTCTGGACTGCTCCCATTTGGAACAAATCTAAATGAATACTGACCTGCATCCATAAAAAATGAATTAATAAAAACTCCATTAGAGTATAGATTAGGATCTGCAAGAGTTACATGAAACACAACATTATTTTCATCAACTGATTGATCTGATGAAAAATTTATTACAAAAATACTAATGACAATAGCTATTGGAACTACAATAATTTTTTTGTTCACTAAAACAAGTTATACATCTCATCCATCTTAAAGATTATAGATATAATAATGATGATTTTCAGAGGTCCTGATCATTTTAATGTCAATGTAACTATAATTCTGATTCTCACAATAAAAGAAAAATTTAGCCTCAAATGAGTTGATTTTTAACGTTTAGTTTTAGTTAGTAAAATTTAATGTACTGTTAACCATTCTTTACACCTGAGATTAAGTACATATTCTAAAATCAAACTCATGCCTAACTTGTCAAAAGATTGGTCAAAGCAACCACAGCCTAGTATATCTGAAAAAATTAATGATACTATCAAGCCTAAAGGTGCATTAAAACCAAGAGTTCAGGATGGAATTAAAAAAATTCAAATTCAAATTAAAAAATTAGATACAATGTTAACAAACTTACAAGAACGTGATGCAAAACTATTTCAAAGAATTGTAGATGCAACACAAAAACATGACACTCAAACT
This genomic window from Nitrosopumilus ureiphilus contains:
- the crcB gene encoding fluoride efflux transporter CrcB, which translates into the protein MKGLEFFLLAIGSVLGAFLRYKLTESPLLFNTLPLNVLLVNVIGAFILGAFVIVSEQWNLDGKYSLFAAVGFCGSLTTMSSFALDSENLLENSHYGTLLINAFANVSFSIIALFGGKFFMSAIINN
- a CDS encoding transcription initiation factor IIB, with translation MVSKGKDLCPRCAQGKLVTDNESGEMFCSKCGFVITEKLQEAGPEWRSFTQDEGGNKARAGAPTSLTMHDMGLATIINPVNKDASGRPLTASMKSTIERLRTWDSRSQVHEPVDRNFRQAFSELNRLKDKLTISDAVIEKAAYIYRKALEKGLVRGRSISALMASALYAACRDTETPRNLKDVEQAANIKRKDIARCYRLLVKELDLKMPVTDSIQCVARIASRIGIAEKTKRYATKVLKMAQDNEVSAGKDPMGLAAAALYLSCVKNGEDKTQRDIAEAANVTEVTIRNRYKGLKESLDL
- a CDS encoding cation:proton antiporter — protein: MNPIILSVLQLFRGQIGDFIPLSNFDSSSILEKLTELQNSIGTLFIQDGPIASAHVILLAAGVVIFLGVAGEAFFKKTGIPDVAFLMILGVIIGPVFGLIQPEAVIQVVPYFAALALIIIMFDGGLNLDIKHVVRTAHFSVTLAVLGFILSVAMITFAAHFALGWLWLESILLGSIVGGSSSAIVFGLVRNIKISEETKSMLSFESALTDILATIIAFILFEAVLAGHFDLQTLEETLGRAVVVGLVLGFGVGIPWMYVSTKLGNAQHAYMLTLGVLFVLFFLANSFGESGALTALVFGLMIGNKRHLSKILRFKLPKIEMDDPTHNQLTFLVRSFFFVFVGLMASFGQVEYLIFGILITLAVYFGRIFVGKVTLTKRFSLLDRAVTNAMIPRGLAAAVLATYPITMGIPNAEAYPQIVFFIILSSVIITTIGLGKSKKIPPPESVEGGFVKPTEGDSDEGIQTNDSNNF
- a CDS encoding hemerythrin domain-containing protein; the encoded protein is MSATNQLRADHDQVRRLEKIVLKCSKELYKGTKIPFSDLTKITIVISEFIDSIHHSREEDSYFPCVASYDTLKEEIRKFMIEHEFGRNIARQISHHLKRWKDGEDAQEPVSRYLRTYAIFLNDHLNKENKFFDDAEANVLSKEEEIEMYEQYRSVFAIVKKVDEMIVEIDYLENQPWAKN
- the cysC gene encoding adenylyl-sulfate kinase, producing the protein MKPFVLWMTGLPCSGKTTIVKDLQKDIPNLAMLDGDELREWFSPKDFSKAGRDEHNKKVAHLAKLLLNHGVPSIVSLVSPYFENRKNAREIIDAGNQFAEVYVQCSLAKCEERDVKGMYAKARKGEIKGFTGIDDPYEAPENADLVIDTENEPLSESANKVKNFLKERNLL
- a CDS encoding 3'(2'),5'-bisphosphate nucleotidase CysQ family protein; translated protein: MKDIPIVDKIPELEIAIKAVEMAGKAILEIYQGDFESFAKSDDSPITEADIKSNDIIKEILSQTDHPILSEEDKDDLSRLSEDTIWIVDPLDGTSDFIDKTGEFTIMIGLIKNKKPILGVIGWPTEKTLFVAQKGSGAFRYSDNEWKRISVTKVSDLSKCRTVGSRHHLSDKEKSFIKKLGIEDFTSIGSSLKVGKISSGEAEAYITTTNKMKEWDSAASYCIILEAGGKMTDMLGNDITYNNREVHHQNGILVTNGLIHDKIIEEFKKLE
- a CDS encoding SDR family NAD(P)-dependent oxidoreductase, coding for MRLSGKVALVTGGSRGIGFAIAKNFSENGATVIITAKNQERLDKASSEIPNSIGIVANIRNKDDVKNVVDKTIEKFGKIDILVNNAGIFPKIKELHEIDEDEWNEVLDVNLTGQFRFTKEVIPYLKKTSGSIINISSDAGLKAYQGFNADAYSAAKAALVLLTKCWALEYAKDKIRVNCICPGVVDTDMTKPFLKTQKDKEFMDNEHPIGRIGQPEEVAKAVLYFASDDASWITGAILAVDGGESIK